In Bacillus sp. Marseille-Q1617, a genomic segment contains:
- the rlmH gene encoding 23S rRNA (pseudouridine(1915)-N(3))-methyltransferase RlmH, with translation MNITIVTVGKLKEKYLKQGISEYVKRLGAYAKLDIIELADEKAPEVLSDLEMEQVKNKEGERILSKISPDHHVIALAIQGKMKSSEELADNLDKLATYGKSKVAFVIGGSLGLSDEVMKRANDTLSFSKMTFPHQLMRLILVEQIYRAFRINRGEPYHK, from the coding sequence GTGAATATCACGATTGTAACGGTTGGAAAGCTGAAAGAAAAGTATTTGAAGCAAGGAATCAGCGAATATGTAAAGCGGCTCGGCGCCTATGCCAAGCTGGATATCATTGAATTGGCGGATGAAAAAGCACCGGAAGTGTTGAGCGATTTAGAAATGGAACAAGTCAAGAATAAAGAAGGCGAACGCATCCTCTCCAAGATTTCACCAGATCACCATGTCATCGCACTCGCCATTCAAGGCAAAATGAAATCATCCGAGGAGCTGGCGGATAATCTCGATAAGCTGGCCACCTACGGAAAAAGCAAAGTCGCCTTCGTCATCGGCGGATCACTCGGGTTAAGTGATGAGGTAATGAAGCGGGCTAATGATACATTATCTTTTTCTAAAATGACGTTTCCTCATCAGTTGATGCGGTTGATTTTAGTGGAGCAGATTTATCGGGCGTTTCGCATTAATCGGGGTGAACCGTACCATAAATAA